CTCGTCTGGGAGCGTCGCCAGGGCTCGCTCCAACAGGGGACGCAACCGGGCGTTGTAGGCGCCGCGCTCCGGGCTGGCCCCCGCGTCCGGCAGGCCTTCCCCCAGGGGGCGCGACTCGTCCCGCTCCGCTCCCGGGGCGGGTGCCTCCAGGGAAGACGCCTGGCGGTAGCTCTCTTTGCGCGCGCTGTCCACGCAGAGGTTCCTCGCAATCGTGTAGAGCCAGGTCGTGAACTTCGCCTTGGGCGTGTAGTCGCCGGCGCTCCGAACCACCTTCAGCCACGTCTCCTGCAGCACGTCCTCCGCCCGTGCCCGGTGCCCCGTGAAGCGAAGGATGAAGTTGAACACCGGCGTCCGGTGCTTGCGCACCAGCGCCTCGAACGCGCGCGCGTCCCCCGCCTGGAAGGCGAGCATCAGCCGCTCGTCTGAGGTTTCCGGTCCCAACACTCCCCCAACTCTCCTTGGAGCCACCCTCACCCGGCCCACTCCGCCACCCGTGCACAGTGAACGTGCGACGGGCCGCCAGGGTCTATCCCCGGCGAGGTCTCTGGTAAGTGGCGAGAATGACAGGGACGGCCACCGCTGTCACGAGCGCGCCTTGCGCCAGGAGCACCGCCGGCAGTGGCTGCTGCAGGTGCACGTACAGGGAGCGGCCGAGCGCCGCCCCCAGCAGCACGCCCGTCAGGGTGCGCACCGCGTTGCTTCCCGACGCCGGCCGGAAGCGGCCCACCGCCCAGTCCGCCAGCGCGGGAACGGTGAGCGCCAGGACGGCGGGCACGTCCAGCGCCCACCTCAGCGGGGCACGCACGGCGAACAGGCCCACCATCACGGCCAGCAGCACCGGATAGGTCCCCAGGCAGCGCGCGCACACGCGCACGCCGCCGAACAGGTAGGTGCGGTTGTACTCATCCGGATGATGATGGCTGAGCCAGAACACCGGGACTTCCTCCAGAAGGGGCTGCGGCCGGGGCCTCGCGCGCATCGGCCTCCGCCAGGAAACACGCGGCGAAGTGGCCACCGCCCAGCGCATAGGACGGGGGCGACTCGCGCCGGCACCGCTCCATGGCATGCGGACAGCGCGGATGGAAGGTGCAACCGGGGGGCGGAGCCAGGGGTGATGGCGGCTCGCCCGGCACCAACAGGCGCGTCCGGGCGTGGTCCGGGTCCGGGACGGGCACCGCGGACAACAACGCCTGGGTGTACGGGTGGCGCGGCTGACGGTACAGCGACGCGGCCGGGGCCAGCTCCACGATGCGGCCCAGGTACATGACGGCCACCCGGGTGGACACGTACTCGACGATGTTCAGGTCGTGGGCGATGAAGACGTAGGTGAGGCCCCGCGCCTGTTGCAGGTCCACCAGGAGGTTGACGATTTGCGCCTGCACGGACACGTCCAGCGCGCTGATGGGCTCGTCGGCCACCACCAGGTCGGGCCGCAGCGCCAGCGCTCGCGCGATGCCAATGCGCTGCCGCTGCCCGCCGGAGAACTCATGGGGGTAACGCGCCAGGGCCTCGCGCGGCAGCCCCATGGCGTCCACCAACTCCGCCACCTCGCGCTCCCGCTCCCCCGGCCCTCGGGCCAGCCCGTGGATGGCGAAGGGCTCCTCCAGAATCTCCCGGACCGTCATCCGGGGATTGAGCGAGGCATACGGGTCCTGGAAGACGAACTGCATCCGCTGGCGCAGCGGCCGCAACTGGCGCTGGGACAGTCCGGTGAGTTCCTGTCCGTCGAAACGAACGGAGCCCGCCGTGGGCTCCACCAGCCGCAGCACCGCGCGCCCCAGGGTGCTCTTCCCGCAGCCACTCTCCCCCACCAGCCCCAGCGTCTCACCGCGCATGACGTCGAAACCCACGCCGTCCACGGCCTTCACCGCGCCGCGCACCCGGCCGAGCACGCCGCCTCGCACCGGGAAGTGCACCTGGAGGTCGCGGACCTGGAGCAGCGGCGTGGAGTTCACGGCGCGGGCACCGGGTTGTGACAGGCCGCCCACTGCCCTTCTCGCGGCGAGGTCAGCGCGGGCTTCACGTGCGCACAGACGTCCAGCGCGCGCTCACAGCGCTCCCGGAAGGCACAGCCGACAGGCAACTGCCGCAGCGGTGGCACCCTGCCGGGAATGGCCCGCAGCCGCGCCCGGGAGGCTCGAGCGCCACCCACGTCGCGCCTGGACGGAATCGAGCGCAGCAGGCCCGCGGTGTACGGGTGCGCGGGCTGGGAAAACAGCGCTCGCACCGGGGCGCGCTCCACCACCCGGCCCGCGTACATCACCACCACCGCGTCGCAGCTCTCCGCCACCACGCCCAGGTCATGCGTAATCAGCAGCACCGCCATGCCCCGCTCGGCCTGAAGCCGCGCGAGCAGGTCCAGAATCTGCGCCTGGATGGTGACGTCCAGCGCGGTGGTGGGCTCGTCCGCGATGAGCAAGGCCGGATCACACGCCAGCGCCATCGCCATCATCACCCGCTGCCGCATGCCTCCGGAGAGCTGGTGTGGATACGCGTCCACGCGCTCGGCCGGCGCGGGGATGCCCACCTGCCGCAGCATCTCCACGGCCTTGTCCCGGGCCTGCGCGCGCGAAGCGCCCAGGTGCAGCCGGACGCCCTCGGCAATCTGCTCCCCCACGGTGAACACCGGGTTTAGCGACGTCATCGGCTCCTGGAAGATCATCGCCGCGTGACGGCCGCGCACCCGGCGCAGCTCGGCCTCCGGCAGCGTCAGCAAGTCCCGGCCCTGGAAGCGCACCTCTCCGCCCACCACGCGCACCGGCGGCTCGGGCGCCAGCCGCAGCAGGGACAGCGCCGTGAGGCTCTTGCCACACCCGCTCTCCCCCACCACGCCCAGCGTTCCACCTGGGGGCAGCGCGAAGGACACGTCGTCCACCGCGCGCACCGGCCCTTCCTCCAGCGCCAGCTCCGTGGTCAGCCCTCGGACGTCGAGCAACAGCTCCTGGCCCGCGGGCGTCACGGCGGCGGTCACTTCTGGGCCAGCTCCTCCAGGAACTCCCCTTCCTGGATGACGCCCTTGCGGATGAGCAGGCGGATGAGGCTGGCCACCATGCGGGCCGGCTTCACCTTCTCCGTGTCCAGCGAGGCATCCTCGCCGCGGGAGATGCGCTCGATGTCGTCCAGGATGGCCAGGTCCTCGTCGGAGAACTGAGGCGTGGGCGTGAGCGGCACCGACGGACGCGAGCCCTGCGCCGCCCCTCCGAACATCACCACCGGCACGCGCGGCCGGCCCTCCGCGCCGTCTCCCTCCGCGTCGGGAGGCGGAGGCGGCGGGGGCCGCACCGGGGGCGAGGCCTTCCGGCCCAACAGGTCATCCAGCGCGTCCGCGCCGGCGTCGCCGTCGGTGGCTTCCGGGGGCGGAGGCGGGGGCGAAGCCGAGCCTCGGAGCGAGGGGGGACGGGCAGCGGGGGGCGGAGAAGGCGGTACGGACTTGGGCACGGGCTTCGGAGCCTCCGGGAAATCCCATTCGAGCGGCGCGCCAGCGGCCACGGGCGGAGGCGGAGCACCGTCCTCGTCCTCCAGGGCCACGGCTTCCACGATGTCCAGCGGCTCGCCCCGAGCCCGCGCCAGCGCGGCGTCCAGGTCGTCCGAAGCCGCCACGAAGACGCGCATCTGCTTGCGGAGCTGGAAGCGCAGCTCGTCCACGAGCGTCACGTCCGCCGGGTCATCCACCGCGACGAGGATGCGCTCGCTGCGGCCTTCCACTTCCATCCGGAACGGCAGGATGCGGTGCTCGGACTGGAAGTCCACGGACACCAAACCCGCGACGTTCGCCGGAATCTCCTCCGGCAGCGCCACGAAGGGAAGCGCGTGCTGGGCGGACAGGGCCTGCGCGATGTGCGTGGGCGTGCACAGCCCCTGCGCCACCAGCACCTCACCCAGGCGATGACTGCCGAATGCGCCCCGACGTCCCAATGCCACGCGGACCTGCTCCTCCGTCACGACGCCGGCCTCGACGAGCAGCTCACCAATCTTCTTGCGCATGGGGGACTACCGCTTGACCTTCGCGAGATACTCCTCGCGGCTGAACACGCCCTTCTCGATGAGCAACTCCACCATCGCCTTGAGGGCGGCGACTTCCTTGCGCTGCACTTCTTCCACGTTGCGAAGCAGCTCCGCCGGGCTGCCAGAGGCCGCCGCGGGACGGGCGGCGGGAGCCTCGGACGCAGGGGCGGGACGGGCCGAGGCCGGAGCGCCGCGCGGCGAGGTCGCCGCGGCCGCCGGGTCCAGGTCCTTGAGGTTCTTCACCACCGTGCGGCCCTGGGCGTCCACCACCTTGAAGTTGGTGTCCGCGTCCTCCAACTCGTGGTTCTGCTCGTAGATGCGCGCGAAGGCCCGGGCAATGGAGGTCCGGCCCGCCACGTTGGGGATGATGCGGCACTTGGTGATGGCGCGCAGTTCGTCCAGCATGCGCACGTTGAGCGGATCCGACATCGCCACCACCAGCGACTTGCCGTCATCCCGCACCTGCAGCGGCAGCACGGAGAAGTCCCGCGCCGTCTGGGCCGGAATCTTCGCCTTCACGTGCGGCTGCACCATCTGCACCGCATCCAGGTTCACCGCCGGCATTCCCAGTTGCTTGGACAGGGCGCGCACCAGGATGTCCTCGGAGACGAGGCTCATCCTGACCAGGATTTCGCCCAGCTTGCCGCCCCACTTCGCCTGTTCGGCGAGCGCGGCCTTCAGCTGGCTCTCCTGAAGCACGTTCGCCTTGATCAGCAATTCACCAAGCTTGATCTGTGCCATGTCGTGGCGCGCACTCTAGACTGTCTCGGCAGCGTGCGCCCCTTCTTCCGCGCCTGCTTGGTCAGGAACCCGGTGCCAGGGGCGCGGACGACCCGGAGGCGGGCGCCCCGGCGGGCAGCTCCCGGCCGGCCTCATCCACCTCCACCACCCGGGCTCCCTCGGGGGGGACCAACTCGTAGAGTGTGAGGTCCGGTCGCGCGTTGAGTTTGATCTGCTGGTAGCGGACCTGGAGCTTCGTCTTCGCCTGCTTCGCCTCCAGTGACACCCGGCCCGGGAAGATGAGCCCGCCCTGCTCCAGGAAGTCCTCGAAGCCCAGGTCGTACCCCGGGATGCCCCGCACCTGACTCTTCATGATGCGCAGGTACTTGGTGTGGACGTCGAGAACCTGCGTCGCCTGGCCCCGGTGGAGCGTCAGCACGTAGACGCCCTTCTTGCGGTCCAGCTCCAGCGTCATCCGCTCCGGCGGGATGAGCGGCACCTGCCCGAGCATGATGGGCACCAGCTCCTCGCCCGGCAGCATGACCGGCAGGAAGCGGGACACGTTGGCGGGGCTGGCGGGGCCCTGGTACCAGGTGTTCGTATCCGCCTGATACAGCCCGAAGCGCTGTCCGTCGGACACCAGGGAGGCGAGCGGCCTGTTGAAGAAGTCGAACGTCTCCAGGTGCAGCATGGCCGGCCGGGTGACGGCGATGAACATGCTCAGCGTGCCGCTCTGGTCGGGCAGCTCGGCGCGCAGCTTCGCGTCCCCCTCCAGCGTGACGACGTTCTCCTGGTTCTTCACGACGCGCTGATAGACGGTGTCCGCATCCGTGAGCTCGCCCTCAGGGCCGAACTCGATTCGCTTGGGACAGCCAGAACAGAGCACTACCAGGAAGATTGCGACGGCTGCGCGGTTCATATGGCCTAGTCTGGGCCAAGCCGCCCTGCCCGGTCACCCACCAATGAGCCTGAACGACATCCTCCATTACCTCCGCCTGGGTGGCGTCACCCTCGCCATGCTCATCTTCGCCTCGGTCGCGGCGTTGATTGTCGCCGTCGAGCGCATCATCGTGCTCTGGGGCGTGGGCGAGCGTTCACGCGCCTTGGGTGAGACAGTGAACAAACACCTGCTGCGCGGGGACGTCGCCGCGGCCCGCACCGCCGCCGAGCGCTCCGACGCGGTGGCCGCCGACATCTTCCTGGCCGGGTTCGACCGGATGGAGCGCAGCCGCACCGCCGGGGGCGCTGGCATCGAGGCGGCGGTGGAACGCGAGCGCGCCCAGGTGGCCCTCAAGCTGCGCCGCTACCTGTGGATCCTGGCCACCATCGGCTCGATTACGCCCTTCGTGGGCCTCTTCGGCACCGTCGCCGGCATCATGCGCTCCTTCAAGGACCTGGGCCTGGACGTGGAAGCGGGCGGCACCGGCGGCAGCTCGGCGGTGATGACGGGCATCTCCGAGGCCCTGGTCGCCACCGCGGTGGGCATCCTGGTCGCCGTGCAGGCGATGGTCTTCTACAACTACTTCCAGGCCCGCCTGTCCCGCGTGCTGGTGGAGCTGCGCCTGATTGGCGACGAGTTCGTCGAGCTGCTCAAGGAGCGGGCCGCCGGCCTGCCGCCGTCCGAGCCCATGCCTCCCGAGCCGCAGGCCGCCCCCGCCACGCGCACGGACGCACAGCCCGCCTAGGCCGGAGGAGAACGCACCATGGGCATGGGAAAGACTCCGGGCAGCGACGACGGCTCCGAGGACGGCGTCTTCGCTGAAATCAACATCACCCCGCTCACCGACATCTTCCTGGTGCTGCTCATCATCTTCATGGTGACCAGCTCCGTCATCGTGCAGCAGGGACCGGGCGGCGGCGCCAAGGCCGGCCTCAAGGTGAACCTGCCCAAGGGCGGCGCCGCGGACGTCACCGCGCGCACCACGGACCTGTCGGTGGCGGTGCTCGCGGACGGGCGCTTCATGCTGGCCGGCAACGTCGTCTCCCAGGACGAGCTGCAGCAGGCCTTCGATGACGCCAGGCAGAAGGACGAAGAGACGGTGGTCATCGTCCAGGCCGACGAGGGCGTGCCCCACGGCACCGTGGTGCAGGTGATGGAGCTGGCCAAGAAGGCCGGGCTCGCCCAGCTCGCCATCGGCGTGCGCGAAGGCGAATAGGCAACACCTCCCCGCTGGGAACACGAAGGCCACCCAGGGCAGCGCGCCCGGGTGGCCTTGATGCTTCAGGCGCCCCGCCTTTCAGCGGGGCGCGGGCTCAGACGGACGCGAAGGCGGCGTCCGAGATGTCCATGGGCGAGGTGTCCTCGATGGTGAGCATCTTCGCCGCCTGCTCCACGTTGGGCAGCACGTTCCGCGCGTACCAGAGGGCGCTGTACTTCTTGCCCTCGTAGAAGGCGTGGTCCGGGTGGTCCGCGGAGACGGAGCCCTTCGCCTTCTCCGCGATGACGGCCGCGTCCAGCAGCAGCCAGCCCACGGCGACCTCGGACATCATGTCGAGGAAGCGGTTGGCGGACAGCGGAATCAGCGGGAACTTGCTGCCGTCCTGCGACCAGCCGAACACCACCATGGCGCTGGCCATCAGGGCCTCCTGCGCCGCGGCCAGGGACTTCACGGCCTCGCCGTAGACGGCGTGCTCGCGGTGGGCCTCGATGAAGGAGCCCACGTCGCCCATGAACTGCTGGAAGTGCATGCCGCCCGCCTGGCCCATCTTCCGGCCCACCAGGTCCATGGCCTGGATGTGGGTGGTGCCCTCGTAGATGGAGAAGATCTTCGAGTCGCGGGTGTACTGCTCCACCGGGTAGTCCTGGATGTAGCCGGCGCCGCCGTAGATCTGGATGGCCTGCGCGCACAGGCGGAACGCCTGCTCGGAGCTGTAGGCCTTCACCAGCGGGGTGAGCAGCTCCACCTGGCCCTTGTGGTAGGTGGCCGCGTCGTCATCCTTGCCGGCCAGTTGGCGCGCCTTGTCCAGGTGCATGGCCAGCTTGATGATCAGCGAGCGGATGCCCTCCACATGCGCCTTGATGTCCAGCAGCATGCGGCGGACGTCCGGGTGCTCGATGATGGCGGCGCGGGGCGCGGTGGGGTCCTTCCACTTGGTGAAGTGGGAGCCCTGCTTGCGGTCCTTCGCGTAGTCCAGCGCGTTGTAGTACGCGGCGGACGCCAGGCCAATGCCCTGGATGCCCACGGCGATGCGCGCGCCGTTCATCATCTTGAACATCTGGCTCATGCCGACGTGCTCGACGGTGCCCACGAGCTCGCCGACACAGTTGTCGCTCTCACCAAAGTTGATGACACAGGTGGCCGAGCCGTTGATGCCCATCTTGTGCTCGATGGAGCCCACGCCCACGTCGTTGGGCTGGCCCGAGCTGCCGTCCGCGTTGATGCGCAGCTTGGGGACGATGAACAGCGACAGGCCCTTGGTGCCCGGCGAGGCGCCGTCAATGCGCGCGAGCACGAGGTGGATGATGTTCTCCGCCATGTCGTGGTCGCCGCCGGAGATGAAGATCTTCGTCCCGCGGATGTTGTAGGTGCCGTCGCCGTTGCGGCGGGCCGTCGACTTGGCCGCGCCCACGTCGGAGCCGGCGTGCGGCTCGGTGAGGCACATGGTGCCGCCCCACGTGCCGTTGAGCATGCGCTCCACGAACTGTTTCTGCTGCTCGGGCGTGCCGCACTCCGCGACAACTTCCGCCGCGCCGAAGGCCAGGCCGGGGTACATGTTGAACGCCGAGTTGGCGCCCGACAGCAGCTCCTCCACCGTCACCTGGAGCATCATCGGCGAGCCCTGGCCGCCGTGCTCCGGGCTCACGCCCACCGTCTTGAAGCCCTGCTCGTAGAGCTTCTTCCACGCGTCCTTGAAGCCCGTCGGCGTGAAGACGGCGCCGTTCTCCACCCGGCATCCCTCCCGGTCACCCACCGAGTTGAGGGGCCCGAGCACCTCGCGCGCGAAGCGATACGTCTCCGACAGCACCGCCTTCGCTTCGTCCGGACCCCAGGCATCGAACGGCGCCTGGCCGGCCACCTGGCCGAAGCCGAACTGCTCGAACAGCGTGAAGAAGATCTCTCGAAGGTCGGTCTTGTAGGTGTTGATCCCGGCGGACATGGCCACTCCTGCGTGACGGCTCGCTGCCCGCCCTCGGTGAAAAAGGATGAGGTCAGCGGCGCGTTGAGACGCAGGAAGTGTGGCGGCGACTGATTTTTGAGTCAACCCCGAATGACACCTCGCGTTGAGGGGCGGTCAGAACCGCCCCTCCAGACGCGGTGCGCCTGCCTACTTCTTCGCCTTCTTGGCGGAGGGAAGCGTGGCTGTCTTGGCCGCCGGCTTTTCCCTGGGAACCGTCTTCTTGGAGGTGACGCCCTCGCGGCGCTCGTCCGCCTCGTCGCCCCCCTCGCTGGGAGCGGCGCTGGTGGCGGAGGCGGGCGCGGCGGCGCTGCTCAGGCTCTCCCGAGGCACCTCCACCACGATGGGGGACTGGCCGGAGCGCTGCCGGTTCTCGTCCTCCAGCGAATAGAAGAGCTGGATCTGCGAGGAGCCCTTCATCAGCAGTTCGCCCTTCTGGTTCTCCGCCCAGAGGTCGATTTCGACGAAGTAGCGGCCCCCGGAGCCGTGCCGGTCGCTCACGCGGCCCTTGCAGACGACGGTGTCACCCGGCCACACCATCTTGATGAAGCGCACGTTGTAGCGCCGCATCTGCCCGCCCCGGGCCCAGTCACTGATGAGCTGGCCGAGCATGCCCATGACGAGCATGCCGGGCGCGTAGACGCTCGGCATGCCCACGCTCTTGGCGTAGAGCTCGTCCACGTGGACCGGGTTGAAGTCTCCGGACGCCCCGGCGTAGCGCGACAGTTGGACGCGGTCGACGGGCGCCTTGGCCAGCGCGGGCAGCTCGTCCCCGACGCGGATGGCTTCGAAGTACAACTTGCGCGCGGGCATCACGGGGTCTCCTTGGCGGCGCGGACCACCAGCGTCCGGCGGGCGCGGAACACGAGGTTGCCTTCCTCGTCACGGCCTTCGTCCTCGATGACCGCGATGTCCATCTTCCCGGACATGCCCGGCCGCTCGAAGACGTCGGAGACGCGCGTGGAGACGTAGATGCGGTCCCCCGCGAAGATGGGCCGCTCGTAGTCGAAGCCCTGCTCCGCGTGGAGCAGGCTCTTGATGCCCACGCCCAGCAGCTCCCGCAGGTCCGCCGCCGAGTGGAAGGACGCGGGGAACGTGGGGGGCGCGATGATGGTGGGATACCCCGACGCCCGGGCATACTCCTCATCGTAGTAGATGGGGTTGTAATCCCCGATGGCCTCCGCGAACCGACGGATGGCGCCCTTTTCGACCTCGTTCAGCGTCGGCGGCGAGGCGCGACCGATCGCGTTCTTGTCCAGCATTTCCTCTCCTGACTCTAGCGTCCGGCCGGAAGCTCGAGCACCGTGAGGAGCCCAGCTTCGGCGGCCGTCAAGCGTGGCGCGGCATTCACCAGCGCATTCGCGGTGGCCCGGTCGCCCGCCACTCCCCCCGGGATTTCCAACACCAGCTTCGGGTCAGCGTCGATTTCGATACGGTCCTTGGGGTCATCCGCCCCCATCGCGATGGTCAGCTCCAGCCGCACCCGCTCCTGTCCGTCCTCCAACCCCACCACGGACTGGAACATGCCAGCCACCCTCCCCTTCCTGACGGGAAACGCGCCGCCGGAGATGTCCTCCTCGGCGAACACGGGGGCTACTTCTTCTTCGAAGTCGTCGCAATCCAGCCCCAGGCCGAGGGCCGCGAGCGCCGCGGACTCAACAAGGCCGACGTGGCCCAGTTGCTCACTGTCCACCAGCTCGAAGAACTCTTCCTCCGACAGCCCCGCGCCCACAATCCGCTGCAAGGACGGGCGGCGGGTCCGCGCATCCACCACGCGGGTGACGGTGGCACGACGGACCGGACCGCACACCTGTCCGGCAACCGCCACCAGACGGTCCAGCACGAAGCCCGGATTGACGCCGGTCCCCACCACGGCGACGCCCGCCTTCTGCGCCGCCTGGTCCAGTTCGTCCGCCAGCTCCGGGTACTTCAGATACGGGAAGGCCAGCTCCTCACAGGTGCTGGCCACGGGCAGTCCCAGCTTCACCGCCTCCATCACCTGGTCGAACACCTTGGGCAGCCGCGAGCCGGTGGCATGCAGCACCACCACGCCCTTGCGCTTGCCCACGGCCTGCGCCAGCGACGCGGAGACCTTCACACGAGGGGCGGGACTTCCCAGGACATCACCCAAGGGGCGGCCCACCAGGCCGGATTGCACGTCCACGGCCCCGATGAGCTCCACCTCAGGTGAAGACATCGCAGCCCGGGCAATTTCCTGACCGATGAACCCCAGCCCCATCACCACCACCGGCACGGGCCCTTCCGGGGCTTTTGCCATCGGAGATTGCTCCACGATTCCAAGGGGTTAGCGATACAGTCCAGCGTTGCCGCGCACCATAAATCACACCTTGGCGGCCAGGCAA
Above is a genomic segment from Myxococcus xanthus containing:
- a CDS encoding RNA polymerase sigma factor — encoded protein: MLGPETSDERLMLAFQAGDARAFEALVRKHRTPVFNFILRFTGHRARAEDVLQETWLKVVRSAGDYTPKAKFTTWLYTIARNLCVDSARKESYRQASSLEAPAPGAERDESRPLGEGLPDAGASPERGAYNARLRPLLERALATLPDEQREVFTLREYSGIPFKDIAEVTGVSENTVKSRMRYALDGLRRRLAEMGVDGDLAEDGRTVVG
- a CDS encoding MaoC family dehydratase N-terminal domain-containing protein; translation: MLDKNAIGRASPPTLNEVEKGAIRRFAEAIGDYNPIYYDEEYARASGYPTIIAPPTFPASFHSAADLRELLGVGIKSLLHAEQGFDYERPIFAGDRIYVSTRVSDVFERPGMSGKMDIAVIEDEGRDEEGNLVFRARRTLVVRAAKETP
- a CDS encoding ExbD/TolR family protein — encoded protein: MGMGKTPGSDDGSEDGVFAEINITPLTDIFLVLLIIFMVTSSVIVQQGPGGGAKAGLKVNLPKGGAADVTARTTDLSVAVLADGRFMLAGNVVSQDELQQAFDDARQKDEETVVIVQADEGVPHGTVVQVMELAKKAGLAQLAIGVREGE
- a CDS encoding MaoC family dehydratase, which gives rise to MPARKLYFEAIRVGDELPALAKAPVDRVQLSRYAGASGDFNPVHVDELYAKSVGMPSVYAPGMLVMGMLGQLISDWARGGQMRRYNVRFIKMVWPGDTVVCKGRVSDRHGSGGRYFVEIDLWAENQKGELLMKGSSQIQLFYSLEDENRQRSGQSPIVVEVPRESLSSAAAPASATSAAPSEGGDEADERREGVTSKKTVPREKPAAKTATLPSAKKAKK
- a CDS encoding ABC transporter ATP-binding protein — translated: MTAAVTPAGQELLLDVRGLTTELALEEGPVRAVDDVSFALPPGGTLGVVGESGCGKSLTALSLLRLAPEPPVRVVGGEVRFQGRDLLTLPEAELRRVRGRHAAMIFQEPMTSLNPVFTVGEQIAEGVRLHLGASRAQARDKAVEMLRQVGIPAPAERVDAYPHQLSGGMRQRVMMAMALACDPALLIADEPTTALDVTIQAQILDLLARLQAERGMAVLLITHDLGVVAESCDAVVVMYAGRVVERAPVRALFSQPAHPYTAGLLRSIPSRRDVGGARASRARLRAIPGRVPPLRQLPVGCAFRERCERALDVCAHVKPALTSPREGQWAACHNPVPAP
- a CDS encoding general secretion pathway protein GspE gives rise to the protein MAQIKLGELLIKANVLQESQLKAALAEQAKWGGKLGEILVRMSLVSEDILVRALSKQLGMPAVNLDAVQMVQPHVKAKIPAQTARDFSVLPLQVRDDGKSLVVAMSDPLNVRMLDELRAITKCRIIPNVAGRTSIARAFARIYEQNHELEDADTNFKVVDAQGRTVVKNLKDLDPAAAATSPRGAPASARPAPASEAPAARPAAASGSPAELLRNVEEVQRKEVAALKAMVELLIEKGVFSREEYLAKVKR
- a CDS encoding MotA/TolQ/ExbB proton channel family protein — protein: MSLNDILHYLRLGGVTLAMLIFASVAALIVAVERIIVLWGVGERSRALGETVNKHLLRGDVAAARTAAERSDAVAADIFLAGFDRMERSRTAGGAGIEAAVERERAQVALKLRRYLWILATIGSITPFVGLFGTVAGIMRSFKDLGLDVEAGGTGGSSAVMTGISEALVATAVGILVAVQAMVFYNYFQARLSRVLVELRLIGDEFVELLKERAAGLPPSEPMPPEPQAAPATRTDAQPA
- a CDS encoding DUF4292 domain-containing protein; this encodes MNRAAVAIFLVVLCSGCPKRIEFGPEGELTDADTVYQRVVKNQENVVTLEGDAKLRAELPDQSGTLSMFIAVTRPAMLHLETFDFFNRPLASLVSDGQRFGLYQADTNTWYQGPASPANVSRFLPVMLPGEELVPIMLGQVPLIPPERMTLELDRKKGVYVLTLHRGQATQVLDVHTKYLRIMKSQVRGIPGYDLGFEDFLEQGGLIFPGRVSLEAKQAKTKLQVRYQQIKLNARPDLTLYELVPPEGARVVEVDEAGRELPAGAPASGSSAPLAPGS
- a CDS encoding NAD(P)H-dependent amine dehydrogenase family protein is translated as MAKAPEGPVPVVVMGLGFIGQEIARAAMSSPEVELIGAVDVQSGLVGRPLGDVLGSPAPRVKVSASLAQAVGKRKGVVVLHATGSRLPKVFDQVMEAVKLGLPVASTCEELAFPYLKYPELADELDQAAQKAGVAVVGTGVNPGFVLDRLVAVAGQVCGPVRRATVTRVVDARTRRPSLQRIVGAGLSEEEFFELVDSEQLGHVGLVESAALAALGLGLDCDDFEEEVAPVFAEEDISGGAFPVRKGRVAGMFQSVVGLEDGQERVRLELTIAMGADDPKDRIEIDADPKLVLEIPGGVAGDRATANALVNAAPRLTAAEAGLLTVLELPAGR
- a CDS encoding ABC transporter ATP-binding protein, with amino-acid sequence MNSTPLLQVRDLQVHFPVRGGVLGRVRGAVKAVDGVGFDVMRGETLGLVGESGCGKSTLGRAVLRLVEPTAGSVRFDGQELTGLSQRQLRPLRQRMQFVFQDPYASLNPRMTVREILEEPFAIHGLARGPGEREREVAELVDAMGLPREALARYPHEFSGGQRQRIGIARALALRPDLVVADEPISALDVSVQAQIVNLLVDLQQARGLTYVFIAHDLNIVEYVSTRVAVMYLGRIVELAPAASLYRQPRHPYTQALLSAVPVPDPDHARTRLLVPGEPPSPLAPPPGCTFHPRCPHAMERCRRESPPSYALGGGHFAACFLAEADAREAPAAAPSGGSPGVLAQPSSSG
- a CDS encoding general secretion pathway protein GspE, which translates into the protein MRKKIGELLVEAGVVTEEQVRVALGRRGAFGSHRLGEVLVAQGLCTPTHIAQALSAQHALPFVALPEEIPANVAGLVSVDFQSEHRILPFRMEVEGRSERILVAVDDPADVTLVDELRFQLRKQMRVFVAASDDLDAALARARGEPLDIVEAVALEDEDGAPPPPVAAGAPLEWDFPEAPKPVPKSVPPSPPPAARPPSLRGSASPPPPPPEATDGDAGADALDDLLGRKASPPVRPPPPPPPDAEGDGAEGRPRVPVVMFGGAAQGSRPSVPLTPTPQFSDEDLAILDDIERISRGEDASLDTEKVKPARMVASLIRLLIRKGVIQEGEFLEELAQK
- a CDS encoding acyl-CoA dehydrogenase; amino-acid sequence: MSAGINTYKTDLREIFFTLFEQFGFGQVAGQAPFDAWGPDEAKAVLSETYRFAREVLGPLNSVGDREGCRVENGAVFTPTGFKDAWKKLYEQGFKTVGVSPEHGGQGSPMMLQVTVEELLSGANSAFNMYPGLAFGAAEVVAECGTPEQQKQFVERMLNGTWGGTMCLTEPHAGSDVGAAKSTARRNGDGTYNIRGTKIFISGGDHDMAENIIHLVLARIDGASPGTKGLSLFIVPKLRINADGSSGQPNDVGVGSIEHKMGINGSATCVINFGESDNCVGELVGTVEHVGMSQMFKMMNGARIAVGIQGIGLASAAYYNALDYAKDRKQGSHFTKWKDPTAPRAAIIEHPDVRRMLLDIKAHVEGIRSLIIKLAMHLDKARQLAGKDDDAATYHKGQVELLTPLVKAYSSEQAFRLCAQAIQIYGGAGYIQDYPVEQYTRDSKIFSIYEGTTHIQAMDLVGRKMGQAGGMHFQQFMGDVGSFIEAHREHAVYGEAVKSLAAAQEALMASAMVVFGWSQDGSKFPLIPLSANRFLDMMSEVAVGWLLLDAAVIAEKAKGSVSADHPDHAFYEGKKYSALWYARNVLPNVEQAAKMLTIEDTSPMDISDAAFASV
- a CDS encoding DUF2085 domain-containing protein, which codes for MFWLSHHHPDEYNRTYLFGGVRVCARCLGTYPVLLAVMVGLFAVRAPLRWALDVPAVLALTVPALADWAVGRFRPASGSNAVRTLTGVLLGAALGRSLYVHLQQPLPAVLLAQGALVTAVAVPVILATYQRPRRG